From the genome of Bacteroides sp. MSB163, one region includes:
- a CDS encoding glycoside hydrolase family 97 protein, producing MKKLFVGVLCVALSLSVQGKEVNMTSPDGKYQFTLSDSGGQLHYSLIWNGKQTVKPSLLGINANVEWRDGVEIGTVDSSRKDTIWHPVYGERSEIKDCYHAWKIVVNRQNGRDKFILDVRAYDEGIAFRYHFPGGQYLKITDEYTEYTMPEGTKAYFTPKAQTPYSYLPLENWPGESDRPLLLTLADGGYVCLAEAQVVDYVRTKFNVSPTKKNTIISAMYGPVEDIAPYSTPWRVIMCADKPGGILEHNDILLNLNPPCRIKDTSWIKPGKVMREVTLTTEGGKALVDFAVKRNLQYIHFDAGWYGFEYDKASDATTVTLDPHRNPKIDALNLKEVVAYAKQHGIGVILYVNQRALQQQLDEILPLYKSWGISGIKFGFVQVGSQVWTKWMHEAVKKCADYGLMVDIHDEYRPTGFSRTYPNLMTQEGIRGNEEFPDATHNVTLPFTRFVAGAADYTICYYRQDFGRLNVEKDNYGVPRSKSIQTTPAHQLALAAVYYSPLQYIYWYDKPSDSQDEPELKFFDDVYTTWDDTKVLQGEVGEFITVARRRGEEWFIGSITNNDARTLPVDLSFLPAGKDYVAEIYTDGDKSIPTRTKVRVSKFRVNAKTVLYFNLRASGGSAIRLVPEVTKDKSLKTYKQQKL from the coding sequence ATGAAAAAATTATTTGTAGGAGTGTTATGTGTAGCTTTGTCTTTGAGTGTACAGGGCAAAGAGGTGAATATGACATCACCGGATGGAAAATACCAGTTTACGTTGAGTGATAGCGGTGGACAGTTACATTATTCTTTGATTTGGAACGGAAAACAGACAGTAAAACCTTCCTTATTGGGAATCAATGCAAATGTAGAATGGCGGGATGGGGTTGAAATCGGAACTGTGGATAGTAGTCGGAAAGATACGATCTGGCATCCAGTTTATGGCGAAAGAAGTGAAATTAAAGACTGCTATCATGCATGGAAAATAGTTGTCAACCGTCAGAACGGACGTGATAAGTTTATTCTTGATGTCCGAGCCTATGATGAAGGAATTGCCTTCCGTTACCATTTTCCGGGTGGACAATATTTGAAGATTACAGATGAGTATACAGAATATACTATGCCCGAAGGTACTAAAGCCTATTTTACTCCCAAAGCCCAGACCCCGTATTCTTATCTGCCTCTTGAAAACTGGCCGGGCGAATCGGACCGTCCGTTGCTGCTGACACTGGCAGATGGAGGATATGTCTGCCTGGCTGAAGCACAAGTAGTGGACTATGTACGTACGAAGTTCAATGTGTCACCGACTAAAAAGAATACGATTATATCGGCTATGTATGGTCCGGTAGAAGATATTGCTCCTTATTCTACTCCGTGGCGTGTAATCATGTGTGCTGACAAGCCGGGTGGGATTTTGGAGCACAACGATATTCTGTTAAATTTGAATCCGCCATGTCGGATTAAGGATACTTCTTGGATTAAACCGGGAAAGGTGATGCGTGAAGTGACCTTGACCACAGAAGGTGGAAAAGCTTTGGTCGATTTTGCTGTAAAACGGAATCTGCAATACATCCATTTTGATGCCGGGTGGTATGGTTTTGAGTATGATAAGGCTTCAGATGCTACTACTGTAACACTTGATCCGCATAGGAATCCGAAAATAGATGCTCTGAATCTGAAAGAAGTGGTTGCTTATGCGAAGCAGCATGGTATCGGAGTTATACTCTATGTTAATCAGCGGGCTTTGCAGCAACAGTTGGATGAGATACTTCCTTTGTATAAATCATGGGGAATCTCGGGGATTAAGTTTGGATTCGTGCAGGTAGGTTCACAGGTGTGGACAAAATGGATGCACGAAGCCGTGAAAAAGTGTGCTGATTATGGGTTAATGGTAGACATTCATGATGAATACCGTCCGACAGGCTTTAGTCGTACTTATCCTAACCTGATGACTCAGGAAGGTATTCGCGGCAATGAGGAATTTCCGGATGCCACTCATAATGTTACGTTGCCTTTTACCCGCTTTGTAGCCGGAGCAGCCGATTATACAATATGTTACTATCGCCAGGACTTTGGCAGGCTGAACGTTGAAAAAGATAATTATGGTGTTCCTCGTTCTAAGTCCATCCAGACTACACCGGCGCATCAACTGGCCTTAGCAGCTGTCTATTACAGTCCCCTGCAATATATATATTGGTATGATAAGCCTTCGGATTCGCAGGACGAACCGGAATTAAAGTTCTTTGATGATGTGTACACCACCTGGGATGATACGAAGGTTTTACAAGGTGAAGTCGGTGAGTTTATTACTGTGGCTCGCCGGAGAGGAGAGGAATGGTTCATAGGCTCAATTACAAATAATGATGCACGGACGTTACCGGTTGATTTGAGTTTTCTGCCTGCAGGAAAAGATTATGTAGCTGAAATTTATACAGATGGCGACAAATCTATTCCTACACGAACGAAAGTCAGAGTCTCAAAATTCCGTGTCAATGCCAAGACTGTTCTGTATTTTAATCTGAGGGCTTCGGGAGGTTCTGCCATTCGTTTAGTGCCTGAAGTGACTAAGGATAAATCTTTGAAAACCTATAAACAACAGAAGTTGTGA
- a CDS encoding TlpA family protein disulfide reductase: MEFIKSLCLGGIATTMLLSGCTQKSITLEGKVTNTSGTPIVYNITTDGIYLPNKIDTLRLNADSTYQITLPVNGNEKLSLFLYGERNLGSIYLAPGKQTLDIDASKFNELNPVDGLTKENEILKKLADLNENVFNLRARRGDIFNVGKDTVASSVYQKLTDYATTLENEVTEVDNQLRQRAIQDIRLQALMAYMNQYFGNYRKGSETVKKEWDDAYAQMLDFANVGQAESVFSPAFADVISNMAGIDIFMKHERRTNDDNERNQLLFDWYKTNLKGRVQEAAMGLLILEDESREYFATGIPSLYEEFKTLYPQSVLMPKLETAIQKNKAFNEAELPKDIHILNTDSVRTFKEITDLYPGKVIFIDVWATWCGPCRASFAHIKPLQKYAAENDIVLLYVSIDTPQKAELWKKMTGHYNLKGEHVIINEAFKMEIYEKFGRNGMLSIPHYAIVNKEEALQFPSAASPEDMDKLTEQLKEASK, from the coding sequence ATGGAATTTATCAAATCTTTATGCCTTGGCGGCATAGCAACCACTATGCTCCTAAGCGGATGTACCCAGAAGAGTATTACTTTAGAAGGCAAAGTAACGAATACATCCGGCACTCCCATTGTATATAACATCACTACAGATGGCATTTACTTACCGAACAAGATTGATACTTTACGCTTAAATGCCGACAGCACGTATCAGATTACCTTACCTGTAAATGGTAACGAAAAGCTGTCTCTTTTTCTATATGGTGAGCGAAACTTAGGTAGTATCTATCTTGCTCCGGGAAAACAGACGCTTGATATCGATGCTTCCAAATTTAATGAACTAAACCCGGTTGACGGTTTGACGAAAGAAAATGAAATCCTCAAGAAGTTGGCTGATCTGAATGAAAACGTATTTAATCTGCGTGCACGTCGAGGAGATATCTTTAACGTCGGTAAGGACACAGTTGCCTCATCCGTATATCAAAAGCTGACAGACTACGCTACTACATTAGAAAACGAAGTAACAGAAGTGGACAATCAGCTCAGACAGAGAGCTATACAGGATATACGTTTACAGGCTTTGATGGCATATATGAATCAATACTTCGGTAACTACCGGAAAGGTTCCGAAACGGTCAAGAAGGAATGGGACGACGCTTACGCCCAAATGTTGGATTTTGCAAACGTCGGTCAGGCTGAAAGCGTGTTCTCTCCTGCATTTGCAGATGTCATATCGAATATGGCAGGCATAGATATTTTCATGAAACATGAAAGGCGTACGAATGATGACAATGAACGCAATCAGTTGTTATTTGATTGGTATAAAACGAATCTAAAAGGTCGGGTACAGGAGGCTGCAATGGGACTTCTCATTCTGGAAGACGAAAGCCGTGAGTATTTTGCAACCGGTATTCCTTCATTGTATGAGGAATTCAAGACATTATATCCCCAAAGCGTGCTAATGCCGAAATTAGAAACAGCGATACAGAAGAACAAAGCGTTCAATGAAGCCGAACTTCCGAAAGACATTCATATATTGAATACGGACAGTGTACGCACCTTTAAGGAAATTACTGACTTATACCCGGGTAAAGTGATCTTTATCGATGTATGGGCTACCTGGTGCGGTCCTTGTCGTGCATCGTTTGCACACATCAAACCTTTGCAGAAATATGCTGCTGAAAATGATATCGTGTTATTGTATGTTTCCATCGATACTCCCCAGAAAGCTGAACTCTGGAAAAAAATGACAGGGCACTATAACTTAAAAGGAGAGCATGTCATTATCAACGAGGCTTTCAAAATGGAAATTTATGAGAAGTTCGGGCGGAACGGTATGCTGTCAATCCCGCATTATGCCATCGTCAATAAAGAAGAAGCACTGCAATTCCCATCGGCAGCCAGCCCGGAAGATATGGATAAGCTGACGGAACAACTGAAAGAAGCCTCTAAATGA